The Ignavibacteriota bacterium genome contains the following window.
AATATCTTCCACTCTTATCATATAATGATTAATTCCGGCATTTGGATAAATATCAATATAAAATGTATCCTTTACTGCTTGAGAATTAAGAAGTATATATTTGCCATGTATTGAATTTGAGCGATAAACATAATAACCATTCACATTATCTTTGTTAAAATTGCCTGACCAATTTATCATAATGCTATCATTGAATTTTTCTGCTATTACAAAATCAACAGGTTTTACATAATGAAGTCTTAAAGTAGGGTCACCGAGCAAAGCAATATGGTTAAATCTACGGGCATAAGGGCTTGCTGCAGGATAAATATCAGGCAGGGCATTCTGACTTAACTTTGTTGAGTATCCTAAATTATAACCAATAGCTAAATGATGCAAAAACCAAAACGGTCTTCCTGACCACATAGTACCAAGTCCGAAAGGCTCAGCAGCAAGAGTAGCACGTAAAACATTATCTTCCGAATCCCAATCACCGTTATAAGAACCAAAAAAGAGTGAAAAAGCAGCATTGAATGGGGTGGAGGCAAGCTCATCAGTATAAACAGTTTGACTTACAGAATTGAAACTACCTGCACCACAACCATAAGCCAAAAGAAAGCTTCTTTTTTTGACTGCATCCCTTAGGTGTGAATTTGAGATCATATTAATACCTGAAACAGGTGCAAAGTTCATCCAGCCTGATGCTGCAAATCCTTCTCGATAATCCAATCCAAAGAAATCATTAACAATCGTGCTATCAGAAGTCTTGATTTCAGAATTTCGGAAATTATGATTTTTAATCAAATATCTTCTTAAAAGTTCAATTTCATTTTCCTGAAATGCCGGAAGATTATACATGTCAATTCTTCCGATTTCAAGTAATGATGATGCGTTTAGTATTGTTTGGTCATATTTCCCGTCACCGGGAAGATTTATTATTCTTGGATTATCAGATTTTATGTTAGTGATATTATCTGTCCAACTTCCTTCGAATACTGAATAAAAAACATCGGTGGGCCATGCCCCGTCATGGTCTGGTGAATGACCGTCCACAGCAAAACTACCGGAATAGGGAACTGCAACTCTACCGATTAAAATGACAGATTTCAAATCAGTATGGGTATCTTTAAATTTTACAATTAAAGATTTGGTAAATTGAACATTTTCAGAGTTAAAATCAATAGTTCTAGGTACTTTCTCAATGAATGGCTTCCAACCGTCACCCGATAAATTCAACTTAAGTGAATCCAACAAATCTTCTAAATAAACATAAACCGAATCATCACATAAGATAAGACAAGTTCCGTGATAATGAACAGGCGGGATGTCGTATCCAACAGCTATGTATCCGTATGCCCAATAATCCCATGCATCTCTTTCAATTTGATATTCATATATAGTGCCAGGGCTTAGGCTATCAGTAAATGTAGTTATATTTTTGTTCAATTCAATATAAGGTGAGCCAAAGGTAGAATCTGAAACAAGTTTTTTATAAATTATGTACTTATAAGTATTAGTGTCATGTGACCAATTGAGAATAACTTTCTTATTGTTACTATCAATATATGCTTCTATCATTACAGCTAAATCTTTAACAGAATTTGGTTTAGCTGCAAATACATTAAAAGTCAACATTAAATTGACGATAAAAATTTGGAGTATGATTAATATTATTCTTAAAGTTCTCATTTCCCTTATTTGTAAATAATCAGATTGCCCTTTTTGACAACCTGATTATTTACTAACTAATAAATCAACATATTTTAAGAAGTAAAAAACACTAAACCATTATAATATATAGTTACTGCACATCGACACTATATAAAGTCAATAAATTGATATAATATATTATAATATCAATTATTTAATAGCCTTTACAGTGATTGGTTTAAAATATATAGTTTCAGCAAATTTGTAAGCCCCAAATAGTACAGTCGAATATAATAACACACTTTCAAGAGTATATCTGAAAAATGGTATTGCTTCAGTATAACATCTTACAAGACCGGTGATATCTTTAGAGTATGGCATATTCATAATATCAAGACCAAACATCCATGAAGAGAAGTTTGTTACTACAAAAAAAAGTATAGCTGATGCAAGTGAAGTACCTAATATTGCTAATGGCTTGATATTGCTTGCAAACTTCATACCCAAAAGCACAATCAAACCAAAACTTAAATAAACAGACCACATTGAAGAGTGAAAACCGGCATAGTAGCCAAATAAACTCTCACTGAAAAAATGAAGAAGAACATCACTAAATAGCATAGCTGATACAGGAATTAGAAATCCAAGTAATTTGTTACTTGAAAAAACAGCACCTGCAAAAAGTGCAATTGCCATTATCGGTTGGAAATTTGGCAATACAGGAAAAAGCCTGGAAGCTGCAGCGAGAAAGATCAATCCAGCTGCAAAAATTATCTTTAGATTATTATTCGAAGTATTCATAACAAAATCTCATTAATTA
Protein-coding sequences here:
- a CDS encoding T9SS type A sorting domain-containing protein; its protein translation is MLTFNVFAAKPNSVKDLAVMIEAYIDSNNKKVILNWSHDTNTYKYIIYKKLVSDSTFGSPYIELNKNITTFTDSLSPGTIYEYQIERDAWDYWAYGYIAVGYDIPPVHYHGTCLILCDDSVYVYLEDLLDSLKLNLSGDGWKPFIEKVPRTIDFNSENVQFTKSLIVKFKDTHTDLKSVILIGRVAVPYSGSFAVDGHSPDHDGAWPTDVFYSVFEGSWTDNITNIKSDNPRIINLPGDGKYDQTILNASSLLEIGRIDMYNLPAFQENEIELLRRYLIKNHNFRNSEIKTSDSTIVNDFFGLDYREGFAASGWMNFAPVSGINMISNSHLRDAVKKRSFLLAYGCGAGSFNSVSQTVYTDELASTPFNAAFSLFFGSYNGDWDSEDNVLRATLAAEPFGLGTMWSGRPFWFLHHLAIGYNLGYSTKLSQNALPDIYPAASPYARRFNHIALLGDPTLRLHYVKPVDFVIAEKFNDSIMINWSGNFNKDNVNGYYVYRSNSIHGKYILLNSQAVKDTFYIDIYPNAGINHYMIRVEDIQYTASGSYNNLSTGKISNSIFFNTVTNNNLINIFPNPISDYLNFIISSEEMTDFIVTIIDLNGKQIFNKEYKNVLNNQVYEIQFLDENGMSLPSNIYLINFKSNNFNVTQKVIKIN